GCCTCCGTCGCCGAGGCCGTGCGCGACGCCGACGTCGTCATCACGATGGTGCCCGCGTCCCCGCAGGTGGAGGCCGTCGCGTACGGCCCCGACGGCATCCTGGCCCACGCCCGGCCCGGCGCCCTGCTGATCGACATGTCGTCCATCACCCCGCAGACCTCCGTCGACCTGGCGAAGGCCGCGAAGGAGAAGGGGATCCGGGTGCTCGACGCCCCGGTCTCCGGTGGTGAGGCGGGCGCCGTCGAGGCCGTGCTGTCCATCATGGTCGGCGGCGAGCAGTCCGACTTCGACGAGGCCGCGCCGCTGTTCGAGGCGCTCGGCAGGACGATCGTGCTGTGCGGTCCGCACGGCGCGGGGCAGACCGTGAAGGCCGCGAACCAGCTGATCGTGGCCGTGAACATCCAGGCGTGCGCCGAGGCCGTGGTCTTCCTGGAGAAGTCGGGCGTCGACCTGAAGGCGGCCCTCGACGTCCTGAACGGCGGGCTCGCGGGGTCGACCGTGCTGACCCGCAAGAAGGACAACTTCCTGAACCGGGACTTCAGACCGGGCTTCCGCGTCGACCTGCACCACAAGGACATGGGCATCGTCACCGAGGCCGCCCGCACCGTGGGTGCCGCCCTGCCGGTCGGCGCCGTGGTGGCCCAGCTGGTCGCCTCGCTGCGCGCCCAGGGCGACGGCGGCCTCGACCACTCGGCCCTGCTGCGGGCGGTGGAACGCCTCTCCGGCGCCCAGGTCTGAGGCGACACCTCACGGACTTCCGGTCCGCGGCGGCGCCGACATCTGTCCTGTCGCGCCCAGGTGCCGCCGCGGGCCGGAACCGCCGCCCCGGGTACGCCGACTTCCTCAGGGACGTCGGCGTACCCCTCTCGATGTTCGTACGACTCTCGACGGTGCGTGAAGCTCCGCCCCTCGCCGACGGGTGTGCCGTCCACCCCGCGCCGGCGATCGAGTTCTTCCATCCCCTTCCATCCCTGATCGGCGTCCGGTCCCTGGTGGACACCCACCAGCCACCGGACGCACCGCCCGCGACCGTTTCCGACCGACCCGGATGAGGGGTGCGCGTCGGACACCCGCGGGCAGGGCACGGACCGCGGCGGCGATGCGCGCCGGTGCGGTGGTGAAGGCCCCGGCCCGCGTCTCGACGTGAGGGACACGGGTCCGGTGCCGCCGCGGCCGCCGCGGTCCGACCCGTCCGCGTCACTCCTCCCGGGGCACGTCACGGGGGGAGCTTCGAGACCGGCGGGTCGAGGGACGATCAGGGTCCGACAAGCCGGTCACCGGCAGCCGTCGCGGCCCTCTGCCTACGCAAGGCTGCGTAGAGCGTCTACGGAACCCTCAAATCAACCTCTGAAACCGTGCTTGAGGGCTTCAACCACCCCTGGGGCAGGGCACATTCTCGACACACGAGGCCCGCCGGCACGGGGGCGGCGGGCCTCGACGGGGGAAGAGCCCCACGGGGGAAACAGGGGCACGGGGGAAGCGACGGGGGAAGCAAGGGAGCACAGGAACGGGGGAAACGGGGGCCCGGGGATCGGGGGTGAACCGGGGAAACGGGGGAGGCCGAGCGCGGCGGCGCGACTAAGCGGCTCGCATCACGCGAGGTCGCGCTGCCGCAAGGCCTCCCTTCTCCGTGCCCCTCTCCCTCTCCTCCCTCTCCTCCCCTCCCCCCTCTCGCTCTCTCCCGCTCGGCGGCCGATCGCCCTGTGCCCCTGAGAGCCCTCTCAGAGTTCCTCAGACCCGCAACCGCTTGATCGACGTGGGCGCGTGCCCCGGCTCCGTCGCGATCTCCTCGAACTCGACCACGTTGCCGATGTCGTTCGTCGTGGACATCGAGATGTTGGTGACGCGCTCCAGGATCACCTCGACGACGACCGGCACCCGGTACTCCGCCGCGAGCTTCTTGGCCTGTTCGAAGGCGGCGCCCAGGTCGGCCGGGTCGGTCACCCGGATCGCCTTGCAGCCGAGGCCCTCGGCGACCTTGACGTGGTCGACGCCGTAGACGCCCAGCTCGGGCGAGTTGACGTTCTCGAACTCCAGGTTGACCTGGAAGTCGATGTCGAAGGCGCGCTGGGCCTGGCGGATGAGGCCCAGGTAGGAGTTGTTGACCAGGACGTGGACGTACGGGATGCGGTGCTGCGCCCCGACGGCCAGCTCCTCGATCATGAACTGGAAGTCGTAGTCGCCGGAGAGGGCGACGACGGACGCCTCCGGGTCGGCCTTGGCGACGCCGAGCGCGGCCGGGACCGTCCAGCCGAGCGGTCCCGCCTGGCCGCAGTTGATCCAGTGGCGTGGGTGGTGGACGTGCAGCATCTGGGCGCCGGCGATCTGGGAGAGGCCGATGGTGGAGACGTAACGGGTCTCGGGGCCGAAGGCCTTGTTCATCTCCTCGTAGACGCGCTGCGGCTTGATCGGGATGTCGTCGAAGTGCGTGCGGCGCTGCAGCCGGGCCCTGCGGTCCTGCGCGTCGGCCGCCCACCCGGAGCGGTCCGGCAGCCGGCCCGCCGCTTTCAACTCCCGTGCCACCACGACGAACAGCTCCAGCGCGGCCTTGGCGTCGGAGGCGATGCCGTAGTCGGGGGCGAAGATCCTGCCGATCTGGGTGGGCTCGATGTCGACGTGCACGAACGTGCGTCCGGCCGTGTAGACGTCCAGCTTCCCGGTGTGCCGGTTGGCCCAGCGGTTGCCGATGCCGAGGACGAAGTCGGACTCCAGGAAGGTGGCGTTGCCGTAGCGGTGCGAGGTCTGGAGGCCGACCATGCCCGCGTTCAGCTCGTGGCCGTCGGGCAGGGTGCCCCAGCCCATGAGCGTGGGGACCACCGGAACACCGGTCAACTCGGCGAATTCGACGAGGAGTTCGCAGGCGTCGGCGTTGATGATCCCGCCGCCGGCCACGATCAGCGGCCGCTGCGACGCGTTCAGCAGCCCGATCGCCTTCTCGATCTGGGCGCGGGTGGCGGCCGGCTTGTAGACCGGGAGCGGCTCGTACGTGTCCGGGTCGAACTCGATCTCGGTGAGCTGGACGTCGATGGGCAGGTCGACGAGGACGGGGCCGGGACGGCCGGAGCGCATCAGGTGGAAGGCCTGCTGGAAGACGCCGGGGACCTGGGCGGCCTCCAGGACGGTGACGGCCATCTTCGTGACCGGCCTGGCGATGGAGGCGATGTCGACCGCCTGGAAGTCCTCC
The DNA window shown above is from Streptomyces akebiae and carries:
- a CDS encoding 2-hydroxy-3-oxopropionate reductase, which translates into the protein MSNLPKVAWIGLGIMGSPMSENLIKAGYDVTGHTLEQDKLDRLTAADGTAAASVAEAVRDADVVITMVPASPQVEAVAYGPDGILAHARPGALLIDMSSITPQTSVDLAKAAKEKGIRVLDAPVSGGEAGAVEAVLSIMVGGEQSDFDEAAPLFEALGRTIVLCGPHGAGQTVKAANQLIVAVNIQACAEAVVFLEKSGVDLKAALDVLNGGLAGSTVLTRKKDNFLNRDFRPGFRVDLHHKDMGIVTEAARTVGAALPVGAVVAQLVASLRAQGDGGLDHSALLRAVERLSGAQV
- the gcl gene encoding glyoxylate carboligase, translating into MARMTAARAAVEILKREGVRDAFGVPGAAINPFYAALKAAGGIQHTLARHVEGASHMAEGYTRARPGNIGVCVGTSGPAGTDMITGLYSAIGDSVPILCVTGQAPTAVIHKEDFQAVDIASIARPVTKMAVTVLEAAQVPGVFQQAFHLMRSGRPGPVLVDLPIDVQLTEIEFDPDTYEPLPVYKPAATRAQIEKAIGLLNASQRPLIVAGGGIINADACELLVEFAELTGVPVVPTLMGWGTLPDGHELNAGMVGLQTSHRYGNATFLESDFVLGIGNRWANRHTGKLDVYTAGRTFVHVDIEPTQIGRIFAPDYGIASDAKAALELFVVVARELKAAGRLPDRSGWAADAQDRRARLQRRTHFDDIPIKPQRVYEEMNKAFGPETRYVSTIGLSQIAGAQMLHVHHPRHWINCGQAGPLGWTVPAALGVAKADPEASVVALSGDYDFQFMIEELAVGAQHRIPYVHVLVNNSYLGLIRQAQRAFDIDFQVNLEFENVNSPELGVYGVDHVKVAEGLGCKAIRVTDPADLGAAFEQAKKLAAEYRVPVVVEVILERVTNISMSTTNDIGNVVEFEEIATEPGHAPTSIKRLRV